The Mesorhizobium sp. M1D.F.Ca.ET.043.01.1.1 genome contains a region encoding:
- a CDS encoding 5-dehydro-4-deoxyglucarate dehydratase: protein MSKNQINEGLSATLQTGVLSFPITDYSSDGSIDVDAYARRLEWMNTFGPAAIFPGAGAGEFFSLSGEEYDALLETAIETRGTSTPVIASVGYNAQLAAAGARRAEAIGADGILLMPSYMTRATQDGLFNIIRAVCDSVEIGVIVYNRGTCELAVETIQRLADACSNFVGVKDGHGKIETILSLRLALAGRLLLINGMPTAEMFAYSYAGMGIPTFSSGVFNFVPAIATAFQHSLANNDRARSDEILREFYAPYSRIRGDKPGYAVTILRAGATIIGRPAGLPRPPLVDITPFEFAQLEALIERTANLVA from the coding sequence GTGAGCAAAAATCAGATAAACGAAGGCCTTTCAGCCACCCTGCAGACTGGCGTCCTGTCTTTTCCCATCACGGATTATTCTTCCGACGGCAGCATCGACGTCGATGCCTATGCGCGCAGGCTTGAATGGATGAACACCTTTGGGCCGGCCGCGATCTTTCCTGGCGCGGGCGCCGGCGAGTTCTTTTCACTGAGCGGTGAAGAATATGATGCGTTGCTCGAGACGGCGATCGAAACACGCGGGACTTCGACTCCGGTCATTGCCTCGGTTGGGTATAATGCTCAATTAGCGGCAGCGGGTGCTCGAAGGGCGGAGGCTATCGGCGCGGACGGTATCCTCCTGATGCCTTCTTACATGACACGAGCAACGCAAGATGGGTTGTTCAATATCATTCGTGCTGTTTGCGATAGCGTGGAAATAGGTGTCATCGTCTACAATCGGGGTACATGCGAGCTGGCCGTGGAGACGATCCAGCGGTTGGCCGATGCCTGTAGCAACTTCGTCGGCGTCAAAGACGGCCACGGCAAAATTGAAACCATTTTGTCGCTACGACTGGCATTGGCCGGTCGGCTGTTGCTCATCAACGGGATGCCGACTGCCGAAATGTTCGCTTACAGTTACGCGGGCATGGGTATCCCGACCTTTTCTTCGGGTGTGTTCAACTTCGTCCCCGCCATCGCCACTGCATTCCAGCATTCGTTGGCAAACAATGATCGCGCCCGTTCAGATGAGATCCTGAGGGAATTCTACGCGCCCTACTCCCGAATCCGTGGCGACAAGCCAGGATATGCGGTTACGATATTGCGCGCCGGCGCTACAATCATAGGCCGCCCGGCCGGCCTGCCGAGGCCGCCGCTCGTTGACATTACGCCTTTCGAATTCGCCCAATTGGAGGCGCTGATTGAAAGAACGGCCAACCTGGTGGCTTGA
- a CDS encoding substrate-binding domain-containing protein encodes MTMKKSIAALAFGLLTVGLGFPADAGTSSKRIAFSVNYAGNTFRQQMIKAFQNVADKATSDGIIAGAKVFVTSENSVTEQAAQVRSLVLQGYDAIVITAASGDALNGAVKEACDAGIFVVTFDGLVSEPCAYKIEVDYHSLGLQQGEFFKQRLRDGGNLLQVRGIAGIPAEQQISDGHFDGLKDSKFKVAGTVYGQWTQTVARKEVAAILPTLPEIAGVLTEGGDGFGTAQAFADAGRPVPVIFLGNRFEELKWWKEQRDANGYKTHSAASNPASSTLAFWVAQQLLDGAKVPNHLPDNLVTVGPDELDSALANIKPGEVVSKSYTKDDTINLIKATQ; translated from the coding sequence ATGACAATGAAAAAGAGTATCGCTGCGCTTGCGTTTGGACTGCTGACGGTGGGCCTGGGATTTCCAGCCGACGCTGGCACATCATCCAAACGTATTGCTTTTTCAGTAAATTATGCCGGCAACACATTTCGCCAGCAGATGATCAAAGCGTTCCAGAACGTGGCCGATAAGGCTACATCGGACGGGATCATCGCAGGCGCCAAGGTATTCGTGACATCCGAAAACTCGGTCACCGAGCAGGCTGCTCAGGTTCGTAGCCTTGTTCTGCAGGGATATGATGCGATCGTAATTACCGCGGCATCGGGCGACGCGCTCAACGGCGCCGTGAAGGAGGCCTGCGACGCCGGCATCTTTGTCGTGACCTTCGATGGCTTGGTCTCGGAGCCATGCGCTTACAAGATCGAAGTCGACTATCACAGCCTGGGGCTTCAACAGGGGGAATTTTTCAAGCAGCGTCTGCGTGATGGAGGCAATCTCCTTCAGGTGCGCGGAATTGCCGGAATCCCGGCTGAGCAGCAGATCAGCGATGGGCATTTCGACGGGCTGAAGGATTCGAAATTCAAGGTAGCCGGCACGGTCTATGGACAGTGGACGCAAACGGTGGCTCGCAAGGAGGTGGCGGCGATATTGCCGACCCTTCCCGAGATCGCGGGCGTGCTTACCGAAGGCGGCGACGGATTTGGCACCGCCCAAGCCTTCGCTGACGCGGGGCGTCCGGTTCCCGTTATCTTCCTGGGCAATAGGTTCGAAGAACTGAAATGGTGGAAGGAGCAGCGTGACGCTAACGGCTACAAAACGCACTCGGCCGCAAGCAATCCGGCTTCGTCCACATTGGCCTTTTGGGTTGCCCAGCAGCTGCTGGACGGCGCCAAGGTGCCGAACCACCTCCCTGACAATTTGGTCACGGTCGGTCCGGACGAGTTGGACTCTGCGCTTGCCAACATTAAGCCGGGCGAGGTGGTGAGCAAGTCGTATACCAAGGACGATACAATCAATCTGATCAAGGCCACTCAATAA
- a CDS encoding sugar ABC transporter ATP-binding protein, whose translation MTDIITLRNVSRSFGRIVAVNDVSVTFSRGQRVGLVGHNGAGKSTLLHLITGNLTPTGGAVEHGGQAVASTTRGRADVRCVQQELSLCANLTVAENMRITFPALRGLGWRRSARAAIMRSLNATFPDHGIDPNALVANLPLSKRQQVEIARAFAVLDGEPMLVILDEPTSSLDRTASEQLFKYIEQFVASGGSVILVTHKMDEVFRATDRIVVLRDGAKVADGPTTDFSFESLVGKMGHAVASKPAPSRRSGAPETASPRITTRDAAGKQLIARAGEIVGLAGLAGHGQTEIIRNILAEHRVNGAARTSMPEVALVAGDRRSDGLFAAWSIKRNISICSLHRLGSSIGLNLGAEHDLARHWCEVLQVKCEGVDAPVMSLSGGGQQKALFARALASGAELILMDDPMRGVDIGTKRGVYELVRQEADKGRAFIWYTTEFDELLECDRVYVVRDHLISGELGRDQVSEENIVALSFGQ comes from the coding sequence GTGACGGACATCATTACACTGCGCAACGTCTCAAGATCGTTCGGTCGGATCGTTGCAGTCAATGATGTGTCTGTCACCTTTTCTCGGGGCCAGCGTGTCGGTCTTGTCGGTCACAACGGAGCTGGGAAATCAACTCTGCTTCATCTGATCACCGGCAATCTCACGCCTACCGGAGGCGCCGTGGAGCATGGCGGCCAGGCCGTTGCCTCAACCACCCGGGGCAGGGCAGACGTCCGCTGCGTGCAGCAGGAGCTGAGCCTGTGCGCCAATCTCACGGTCGCCGAAAACATGCGCATCACATTTCCCGCTTTGCGTGGATTGGGCTGGAGACGCTCCGCCCGGGCGGCCATCATGCGCTCCCTGAACGCAACATTTCCAGACCATGGCATCGATCCAAATGCTCTTGTTGCAAATTTGCCTTTGAGCAAACGCCAACAGGTCGAAATAGCACGCGCCTTCGCTGTGCTCGACGGTGAACCCATGCTCGTCATTTTGGACGAGCCGACCTCTTCGCTCGATCGAACCGCCAGCGAGCAACTGTTCAAGTACATCGAGCAGTTTGTCGCCAGCGGCGGATCGGTGATCCTCGTAACCCATAAAATGGACGAGGTCTTCAGGGCCACTGACCGTATCGTCGTGCTACGGGATGGCGCCAAGGTGGCGGACGGCCCCACGACGGACTTTTCCTTTGAAAGCCTTGTAGGAAAGATGGGTCATGCCGTAGCCAGCAAACCGGCTCCTTCGCGCCGATCCGGAGCGCCCGAAACGGCTTCGCCCAGGATCACGACGCGAGATGCCGCCGGCAAGCAGCTCATCGCCCGTGCAGGCGAGATTGTCGGTCTGGCCGGTTTGGCCGGTCACGGCCAAACGGAGATAATCCGCAACATTCTCGCTGAACACCGCGTGAACGGAGCGGCTCGAACGTCGATGCCGGAGGTAGCCCTGGTGGCTGGGGACCGCCGGAGCGATGGTCTGTTCGCGGCTTGGTCGATCAAGCGGAACATATCAATTTGCAGCCTACATCGGCTAGGATCGAGCATCGGCCTCAATCTCGGAGCTGAGCACGATCTCGCGCGCCATTGGTGCGAGGTGCTGCAGGTCAAGTGCGAAGGTGTCGATGCGCCCGTCATGTCGCTCTCGGGCGGTGGACAACAAAAGGCGCTGTTCGCACGAGCATTGGCGTCCGGCGCGGAGTTGATCCTGATGGACGACCCGATGAGGGGTGTGGACATCGGGACCAAGCGCGGCGTCTACGAGCTAGTCCGACAAGAGGCAGACAAAGGACGGGCCTTTATCTGGTACACGACGGAATTCGATGAGCTTCTCGAATGCGACCGCGTCTATGTGGTGCGCGATCATCTGATATCGGGCGAACTGGGCAGAGACCAGGTTTCGGAAGAGAACATTGTGGCGCTTTCTTTTGGACAGTAA
- a CDS encoding ABC transporter permease, protein MVDGAMRRKGGAVSHLASRLQPVLPVIALVFLLTYIGWNQPRALSYFGANLLLGLSLPIVLCTLAQVFVMAVGDLDLSIGSFVSLVACIGATILPQDPFLATAALVCLVAVYALVGALIQFRRVPSIILTLGLSFVWTGLALIILPVPGGKAPEWVSSLVGWKTPIVPMMIWMFIILAAVGHLIIIRSSWGTMVRAAGANPSALERSGWSLVRMKAGVYAAAGVCGIVAGLVLVGNTVAANATVANQYTLLSVAAAVLGGADFSGGRVSPTGAVLGGIIMSIVGSLLIFMNISTDWQVATQGVILIAVLSLQFLLQRLSGTRVSS, encoded by the coding sequence ATGGTCGACGGCGCTATGAGGAGGAAAGGAGGAGCGGTCTCGCACCTGGCATCGCGCTTGCAGCCGGTGCTGCCAGTCATCGCCCTAGTTTTTCTGTTGACCTATATTGGCTGGAATCAGCCGCGCGCATTGTCCTATTTTGGCGCCAACCTCCTCCTAGGGCTCAGCCTGCCTATCGTCCTCTGCACTCTCGCCCAGGTATTTGTGATGGCAGTGGGCGACCTGGACCTCTCCATAGGATCGTTCGTCTCTCTCGTCGCTTGCATCGGTGCCACGATCCTACCGCAAGACCCGTTCCTGGCCACCGCGGCTCTGGTTTGCCTTGTTGCAGTCTATGCTCTTGTCGGGGCGCTGATTCAATTTCGAAGGGTCCCGTCGATCATCTTGACGCTGGGTCTCTCATTCGTCTGGACTGGACTGGCGCTTATCATTCTTCCCGTCCCTGGGGGGAAAGCGCCTGAGTGGGTGTCGTCGCTCGTCGGCTGGAAAACTCCTATCGTGCCAATGATGATCTGGATGTTCATTATCCTGGCGGCTGTGGGCCACCTAATCATCATTCGGTCCTCGTGGGGCACAATGGTGCGGGCGGCCGGCGCCAATCCGTCAGCGCTCGAGCGCTCCGGCTGGTCGCTTGTCCGCATGAAGGCCGGAGTTTACGCCGCTGCCGGTGTTTGTGGAATTGTGGCAGGACTCGTCCTGGTCGGAAACACCGTTGCGGCAAACGCAACTGTTGCCAATCAATACACGCTACTTTCGGTTGCCGCCGCAGTGCTGGGCGGCGCCGACTTTTCCGGTGGCCGGGTGTCCCCAACCGGGGCCGTGCTCGGGGGAATAATCATGTCGATCGTCGGGTCGCTGCTGATCTTCATGAACATCTCGACGGATTGGCAGGTCGCTACCCAAGGGGTCATTCTTATCGCCGTCTTGAGCTTGCAATTCCTGCTTCAAAGACTTTCAGGAACGCGGGTATCCTCATGA
- a CDS encoding ABC transporter permease — translation MNLLKSSYSKPWVWSFVAAFATWLACVLWADGRGAVDLVRIACTFAAFTSLVSFGQMLVITSGPGQIDLSIPSVIVMASTISMVVMNGEDRLIFAGLAAALAASLVVGAVNHGLIRFIGIPPIIATLASGLIVMSVATSIGRDSKISPPEMFAAAVNFKLAAGFPLVGLFTIIVGVVIALMLVRSRYGRALGAVGQNERAARFSGIDVQRVRLITYAASALLAGVTGTLIAGYAGGNSLDQGAEYLLQTVAVVVIGGTLVTGGRASTAGIIGASLFMFFLVALLNTTGANAGVRTLLTGGVIMLVTTLVGNRNG, via the coding sequence ATGAATTTGTTGAAATCGTCCTACTCCAAGCCTTGGGTGTGGTCATTCGTGGCGGCGTTTGCGACATGGCTAGCCTGTGTCTTGTGGGCTGACGGGCGCGGCGCCGTTGACCTAGTCCGGATCGCTTGCACCTTCGCTGCCTTTACATCCCTGGTTTCTTTCGGCCAAATGCTGGTAATCACGTCGGGCCCGGGGCAGATCGACCTTTCGATCCCTTCCGTCATTGTGATGGCGAGCACCATTTCGATGGTGGTGATGAATGGCGAGGACAGGCTGATCTTTGCTGGGCTTGCGGCGGCGCTCGCCGCGAGCCTTGTCGTGGGAGCGGTGAATCACGGGTTGATCCGCTTCATCGGGATTCCACCGATCATCGCCACTCTTGCTTCAGGGTTGATCGTGATGTCCGTTGCGACCTCGATCGGACGTGACTCAAAAATCAGCCCGCCGGAGATGTTCGCAGCGGCCGTTAACTTTAAACTTGCTGCTGGTTTTCCGTTGGTTGGTCTGTTCACTATAATTGTCGGAGTGGTGATTGCGCTGATGCTCGTACGCTCTCGATACGGGCGTGCGCTAGGGGCGGTTGGACAGAACGAACGGGCCGCCCGATTTTCTGGGATCGACGTTCAGCGTGTACGCCTGATCACCTATGCTGCCTCGGCGCTTCTGGCTGGCGTCACGGGCACGCTGATTGCCGGCTACGCCGGCGGCAACTCGCTCGACCAAGGCGCCGAATATCTACTGCAGACGGTTGCGGTAGTCGTCATCGGCGGGACGCTGGTTACGGGAGGACGCGCGAGCACCGCGGGGATCATCGGTGCTTCTCTCTTTATGTTCTTTCTCGTAGCCCTTTTGAACACAACCGGCGCCAACGCCGGAGTCCGTACGCTGCTGACTGGCGGCGTCATCATGCTGGTGACCACACTCGTTGGAAACCGCAACGGGTGA
- a CDS encoding mandelate racemase/muconate lactonizing enzyme family protein, with product MKIATVEGFHLVAPLRRAEGNALGFRSTRQALLLRLTTDSGVSGWGEAGPAPYGTSAYLNHVIAPTLIGRDAEAIGPIWHDLMKRRGYDRQGISVMAVSAVDIALHDLVAKARGLSVAEMLGGALRTSHFAYASGPYLVQGEDPYAGFLDEILGFVDAGFRAVKPRVGGANRATVQFIQELRRQLGDGIALMIDLNGGYSPQDAEILLAALANAQLIWAEEPVALDDLRGNARVASASKTPIATGESLSTVQAFRALVEKTSVSIIQPDLTVCGGYTGMQHVVGLARAYDVTVIPHVWGSVVGFQAALQMIAVLPDSSNSRAEMYPWVELDCAENPFMTLQGTVRPDARGRIELPNGKGLGLEFLAPEHLSPWLAQSWRVC from the coding sequence ATGAAGATCGCAACTGTAGAAGGCTTCCATCTTGTCGCTCCGCTTCGACGCGCGGAGGGAAACGCTCTTGGCTTCAGGAGCACGAGACAGGCGCTTCTTCTGCGCCTGACCACTGATAGCGGCGTGAGCGGCTGGGGCGAAGCCGGCCCTGCGCCCTACGGGACAAGCGCATATCTGAACCACGTAATTGCGCCGACGCTGATTGGACGGGACGCGGAAGCAATCGGCCCGATCTGGCACGACCTAATGAAGCGCCGTGGCTATGATAGGCAAGGGATCTCTGTGATGGCGGTGTCCGCGGTCGATATTGCCCTCCACGATCTGGTGGCAAAAGCACGTGGGCTCTCGGTCGCCGAGATGCTAGGCGGCGCATTGCGGACAAGCCATTTCGCCTATGCCAGCGGTCCGTACCTTGTGCAAGGCGAAGATCCTTATGCTGGGTTCCTGGACGAAATCCTGGGTTTCGTCGATGCGGGGTTTCGTGCCGTCAAACCTCGCGTTGGAGGAGCAAATCGGGCGACCGTCCAATTCATCCAGGAACTGAGACGTCAGCTTGGCGATGGCATAGCACTTATGATCGACCTCAATGGCGGCTATTCTCCCCAGGATGCCGAGATCCTGTTGGCCGCACTGGCAAATGCCCAACTGATCTGGGCGGAAGAACCGGTCGCGCTGGACGACCTGAGAGGCAATGCGCGTGTCGCTAGCGCATCCAAAACACCGATCGCAACCGGTGAGAGCCTTTCGACGGTACAAGCGTTTCGAGCGCTAGTGGAGAAGACCTCGGTATCGATCATACAACCGGACCTGACGGTCTGCGGCGGCTATACTGGCATGCAGCACGTGGTGGGACTCGCGCGCGCCTACGACGTCACGGTCATTCCGCACGTGTGGGGCAGTGTCGTCGGTTTCCAGGCCGCTCTGCAGATGATAGCCGTGCTGCCGGACAGCTCCAATAGCCGCGCCGAGATGTATCCATGGGTGGAACTGGATTGCGCGGAAAATCCCTTCATGACCCTGCAGGGAACAGTCAGACCCGACGCTCGAGGCCGCATCGAGCTTCCTAACGGGAAAGGACTAGGCCTCGAGTTTCTTGCTCCGGAACACTTGTCGCCGTGGTTAGCCCAAAGCTGGCGGGTCTGCTGA
- a CDS encoding choline dehydrogenase has protein sequence MKLKDEFDYIVVGGGAAGCVLAARLSEDAGCNVALIEAGGSDNNMLVTIPAGFWLSLKTGLFNWKYTTEPQTNLNDRTIYWPRGKILGGSGAINGMVYIRGVANDYNTWSQLGNRGWSYHDCLPFFKKTEGWFGGNTEYHNANGPFKVTRFGIRHPLQKAFVEAGMQAGFPYNDDFNSGDQEGFGPLDCNIFEAKRINTARALLHPAEKRANLSIITRALVSRVSVEKGRAVGVEFYQGMSVRVLRAAREVIVSAGAVNSPQLLQLSGIGPADHLRSLGIDVACDLPGVGDNLQDHLVAGLKQKISQPISFMRGTEPHNVLRYFIQYLATKGGPAAYHGVEAIAFLRSRKELADPDLQIHMTNMMYEDNGRKIIKEHGFMPYFNLSRPESRGYIRIKSSDPRKHPEIQPNYFQRQADIDVMRSGFKLCREIVAQPAFDPFRAEELSPGTRVATDREIDAWLRANSETIYHPVGTCKMGHDDMAVVDDRLRVRGVERLRVIDASVMPTLVSGNTQAPTVMIAERGADFIRNPDNWAQ, from the coding sequence GTGAAACTGAAAGACGAGTTTGACTACATCGTCGTGGGGGGAGGGGCAGCTGGTTGCGTGCTGGCGGCGCGTCTCTCCGAGGATGCCGGCTGCAACGTCGCGTTGATCGAAGCAGGGGGAAGCGACAACAACATGCTTGTCACCATCCCAGCGGGGTTTTGGCTGTCGCTCAAGACCGGGCTGTTCAACTGGAAGTACACCACCGAGCCGCAGACAAACCTGAACGACCGCACCATCTATTGGCCGCGTGGCAAGATTCTCGGCGGATCTGGCGCGATCAACGGCATGGTTTATATCCGCGGTGTGGCCAACGACTACAACACCTGGTCCCAGCTGGGCAATCGCGGCTGGTCGTACCACGATTGCCTTCCGTTTTTTAAGAAAACCGAAGGTTGGTTCGGTGGTAACACAGAATACCACAACGCGAACGGGCCATTTAAGGTCACGCGCTTCGGGATTAGGCATCCTTTGCAAAAGGCCTTCGTAGAGGCTGGCATGCAGGCCGGGTTTCCGTACAATGATGACTTCAACTCCGGCGATCAGGAAGGTTTCGGTCCGCTTGACTGCAACATCTTCGAAGCCAAGCGCATCAATACCGCCCGAGCGCTGCTTCACCCGGCCGAAAAGCGCGCTAACCTCTCGATAATAACGCGAGCACTCGTATCGAGGGTCAGTGTTGAAAAGGGGCGGGCGGTCGGCGTTGAATTTTACCAGGGCATGAGCGTGCGGGTCCTCCGGGCCGCGCGCGAAGTGATCGTGTCGGCGGGAGCAGTGAATTCGCCGCAGCTCCTGCAGCTATCCGGCATAGGCCCGGCCGATCATCTGCGATCGCTGGGGATCGACGTGGCGTGCGACCTGCCGGGTGTGGGAGACAATCTGCAAGACCATCTGGTGGCCGGTCTGAAGCAGAAGATTTCGCAGCCGATCTCCTTCATGCGCGGGACAGAGCCTCACAACGTCCTGCGCTATTTCATCCAGTATCTTGCGACCAAGGGTGGGCCGGCAGCCTATCACGGGGTCGAAGCGATCGCCTTCCTGCGCAGTCGCAAGGAGCTCGCCGATCCGGATCTACAAATTCACATGACTAACATGATGTATGAGGACAACGGTCGTAAGATAATCAAGGAGCACGGCTTCATGCCGTACTTCAATCTGTCGAGACCCGAAAGCCGCGGATACATCCGTATCAAGTCGAGCGATCCTCGAAAGCACCCGGAGATCCAGCCAAACTACTTCCAACGGCAGGCCGACATCGACGTGATGCGCTCGGGGTTCAAGCTGTGCCGAGAGATCGTCGCGCAGCCGGCGTTCGACCCGTTCCGCGCCGAAGAGCTGTCGCCAGGTACGCGCGTGGCGACGGATCGCGAAATCGATGCATGGCTGCGGGCGAATTCGGAAACCATCTACCACCCGGTCGGCACCTGCAAGATGGGCCATGACGACATGGCCGTCGTCGACGATCGATTGCGCGTCAGGGGCGTCGAGCGGCTTCGCGTCATCGACGCGTCGGTCATGCCGACCCTCGTCAGCGGCAACACGCAGGCGCCGACAGTCATGATCGCCGAACGAGGTGCGGATTTCATTCGCAATCCTGACAACTGGGCTCAGTGA
- a CDS encoding aldehyde dehydrogenase family protein: protein MRTQQNFIDGTWRASTAGVPFEVVNPANEDHCATVMLGTVEDVDDAVRSARRAFRDFSVSTVADRLALLHAIKAEYSTRVNDLAAAMTMEMGAPKTFALGPQVGTGLAHITRMISVLEAYPFEWMQGETEIIREPIGVAGLITPWNWPSNQIACKVIPALAAGCTMVHKPSELAPLSAVVWAEILEAAGVPAGVYNLVQGDGATVGQAISSHPGIDLVHFTGSTRAGIAVAQSAATTVKRVALELGGKSANIVLPDADLAAAVQGCVKKIMGNSGQSCAAPARLLVQREQCAEAARIAAEVAEAMIVGDPTDAATDVGPLANQTQYQKVRDLIQQGVIEGARLVCGGAERPDNLERGFFVRPTIFAEVSPEMQIAREEIFGPVLVIIPYSDEEDAIEIANSSEYGLAAYVQSSDADHAHKVASRLQAGRIEVNLPPWDDAAPFGGYKRSGIGREYGKWGLEEFLEIKAVIGCHA from the coding sequence ATGCGGACTCAACAGAACTTCATAGATGGAACATGGCGCGCGTCGACAGCAGGCGTTCCTTTTGAGGTAGTTAACCCGGCCAACGAAGATCACTGCGCGACCGTTATGTTGGGAACGGTTGAGGACGTGGACGATGCGGTACGTTCGGCCAGGCGCGCCTTTCGCGATTTTTCGGTTTCCACCGTCGCCGATAGGCTCGCGTTGCTGCATGCTATCAAAGCTGAATATTCGACGCGGGTGAACGATCTGGCCGCCGCTATGACGATGGAAATGGGAGCGCCCAAGACTTTTGCGCTCGGTCCACAGGTGGGGACCGGGCTCGCTCATATCACGCGAATGATCTCGGTACTGGAGGCTTATCCGTTCGAGTGGATGCAAGGTGAAACCGAGATCATAAGGGAACCCATTGGAGTTGCCGGCCTGATCACACCGTGGAACTGGCCAAGCAATCAAATTGCCTGCAAGGTTATTCCGGCCTTGGCTGCGGGCTGCACCATGGTCCACAAGCCATCCGAACTGGCGCCGCTCTCTGCGGTGGTCTGGGCCGAAATCCTGGAGGCGGCGGGCGTCCCGGCCGGCGTCTACAATTTGGTTCAAGGCGACGGCGCAACGGTCGGACAAGCCATTTCAAGTCACCCAGGCATCGATCTTGTGCATTTCACCGGCTCCACACGCGCTGGGATTGCCGTCGCACAGTCGGCAGCCACGACTGTGAAAAGGGTGGCGCTTGAACTCGGTGGCAAATCGGCGAACATCGTGCTCCCGGACGCGGACCTCGCTGCTGCAGTCCAGGGATGCGTCAAGAAGATCATGGGAAACAGCGGCCAGTCATGCGCCGCTCCGGCCCGTCTTCTGGTTCAGCGAGAGCAATGCGCCGAAGCTGCCCGCATCGCGGCGGAGGTCGCGGAGGCGATGATCGTCGGCGATCCAACGGATGCAGCCACCGACGTCGGTCCGCTGGCTAACCAGACGCAGTACCAGAAGGTGAGAGACCTCATCCAACAAGGGGTCATCGAAGGCGCACGATTGGTTTGCGGCGGCGCAGAGCGCCCGGACAACCTTGAGCGGGGTTTCTTCGTCCGCCCGACGATATTTGCGGAGGTGTCACCCGAGATGCAGATTGCGCGGGAGGAAATTTTTGGCCCGGTGCTGGTCATCATTCCCTATAGCGACGAGGAGGATGCGATCGAGATCGCAAATTCCAGCGAATACGGGCTCGCTGCCTATGTCCAATCAAGCGATGCAGACCACGCCCACAAAGTCGCTTCGCGACTTCAGGCTGGTCGAATCGAAGTCAACTTGCCACCTTGGGACGATGCCGCCCCCTTTGGCGGCTACAAGCGCTCGGGTATTGGGCGGGAGTACGGCAAATGGGGGTTGGAAGAGTTTCTCGAAATAAAAGCAGTGATCGGGTGCCATGCTTAA
- a CDS encoding GntR family transcriptional regulator, with translation MAKNKTGVVSVPRKTLTEHTFEVVKGMILDNVLKPGQQLNISALGKELEVSSSPLREALVRLEAERLLVQKLYCGYLVAEQPTAAYFESLLEYRIVTEGYCAKIGAPRRDHEIITGLQECLDRMSAVNILGQRYEEYKEFIEADADFHKLIVKSSQNPVMLETHQSLNVILTQSRLYRTVESAQARFSEVMAEHGQILQAFDAGDGPRAERVLKSHLEGGKRRLLGSVSNEPRTFETKP, from the coding sequence ATGGCAAAAAATAAAACTGGTGTGGTATCGGTGCCGCGAAAAACACTGACTGAACATACCTTTGAGGTCGTCAAAGGGATGATACTGGACAACGTGCTGAAACCAGGCCAACAGTTGAACATATCGGCTTTGGGAAAAGAGCTGGAGGTCAGCAGTTCTCCGTTGCGCGAAGCGTTGGTCAGGCTCGAAGCTGAGCGCCTCTTGGTTCAGAAGCTCTATTGCGGCTACCTTGTCGCTGAACAGCCGACCGCCGCTTACTTTGAGAGTTTGCTAGAATATCGGATAGTCACCGAAGGGTATTGCGCGAAGATTGGTGCGCCGCGTCGAGATCACGAAATCATCACAGGTCTGCAAGAGTGTTTAGATCGCATGAGCGCGGTAAATATTCTTGGCCAAAGATATGAGGAATATAAGGAATTCATTGAAGCTGACGCCGATTTCCACAAGTTGATCGTCAAAAGCTCGCAGAATCCGGTCATGCTCGAAACCCATCAAAGCCTTAACGTGATACTGACCCAATCGCGTCTCTATCGCACAGTGGAGTCAGCCCAAGCTCGCTTCTCGGAGGTGATGGCCGAGCATGGGCAGATCTTGCAGGCTTTCGACGCGGGCGACGGGCCGAGAGCCGAAAGGGTTTTGAAGTCTCACCTGGAGGGTGGCAAACGACGTCTTTTGGGGTCCGTTTCGAACGAGCCGCGAACCTTCGAGACAAAACCCTAG